In Streptomyces sp. 71268, the DNA window CCCCGCCTCGACCTGGCGGAGCACGGCATCACGGCCATCGTCTGGTGCACCGGGTTCGGGCCCGACTACCGCATCCTGCCGGCCGAGGTGCTCGACGAACACGGGGCGCCCCGCCAGGAGAAGGGCCTCGTCGGAGCGGTCCCCGGGCTGTACTACGCCGGCCTCCCGAACGGCGACTCGCTGGCCTCGGTGGCCATCTCGGCCTGCGTCGACAACGGGCGGTTCATCGCCGGCCAGATCCACATCGACCACGTCATGCGGTCCGGTTCGGCGGAGCCGGTCATCGTGGCGTAGCACCGCGCGCGGGTGCCGGGGCCGCCCCCGCGCCCGTCGGGGCCCGCGCGCCCGTCGGGGCCGGCCCCGGCGGGCGCGCGGCGTCCGAGCCGTCAGGGCGTGACGGTGGAGACCACGTACACCTTCGGGTGGTCCGGGTTGTCGAGGTCGACCGTGATGTCGAGCGTCGGCTCGGGGTCCTTCTGGTCGATGACGCCGCCGGCCCACTTCCCGTCGGCGTCCAGTTTCCAGCCGACGACGCCCGCCGTCTTGGCGTCGATGGTGATCCGGCCGTCGTTGAGCACGTCGCGGTCGGCGCCGAGCCGGCCGAGGAACTTGTCCAGCCCCTTGGGGTTGGTGACGAACTGGACGTACATCTGGCTCCGCTTCCACGAGTTGGTCTCGTAGAAGGCGACGTCAACGGAGTACGAGGGGATGGGCGTGTCGTAGATCCGCCGCTGTACCTTGCTCGGCCAACTGTGGGTCAGCCCGGTGGCCGCCGCGTTCTCCTGCTTGTCCTCGCCGCTGCCCCGGCTCTTCTGCGCCGAGATGGCCATGTACCCGGCCGGGATGGCGATCAACAGGAACAGGGTCACCTTGCGCCGCCAGGAACGCCTGCCCTGCCTGGTCTCGCTCGTCTGGGACTGCTGACTCATCGCCGTCCTGCCTGTGCGTAGCGCTCGTACCGCTCGACCCGGCGCCGGTTGGCGCGCCGGAACCTGCGGGCGACGAGGCGGGCCAGGTCGGCCGCGCCGACCAACCCCGCCTCGTTGCCGAGCTGGGCCTTGATGATGCGGGCCTCGGGCCGGTACCCACGACCGGTGAGCGTACGCCGGAACGCGTCCCTGGCCGGCCCGATGAGGAGATCGTCGGCGGCGCTTACGCCGCCCCCGATGACGAAGCAGGACGGGTCGAGCGCGGCGGCGAGGTTGGCGATGCCCACGCCGAGCCACTGGCCGATGTCCTGCAGGAGTTCCACACACATGGCGTCGCCGTCGCGGGCCAGCTCGGTGATGATCGGACCGGTGATCTCCTGGACGTTGCCGCCGACCCGGTCGATGATCCCGTACGCCACCGGCGAGTCCGCCGCCGCCAGCTCCCTGGCCTCGCGGACCAGCGCGTTGCCCGAGCTGTACTGCTCCCAGCAGCCACGGTTGCCGCACGGGCAGCGGTGGCCCGCGGGCACCACCTGCATGTGGCCGAACTCGCCGGCGACGCCGTACTTGCCGCGCTTGACCTGGCCGTCCTCCAGGATCGCGCCGCCGATGCCGGTGCCGAGCGTGATCATCACCAGGTGGTCCTCGCCGCGCCCGGCGCCGAACCGCCACTCCGCCCAGGCGGCGGTGTTGGCGTCGTTGTCGACCATGACCGGCACCGCGAGCCGCCCGGCGAGTCGGTCCCGCAGCGGCTCGTCGCGCCAGGCCAGGTGGGGCGCGAACAGCACCCGGGAGCGGTCGGCGTCCACCCAGCCGGCCGCGCCGATGCCCACCGCGTGCACGTCGTGCCGGTCGGACAGGTCGAGCACCAGCTCGACGATGGTGTCCTCGACGACCTTGGGGCTCTTGGACTTGTCCGGGGTCTCGGTACGGAGCCGCTCCAGTATGTTGCCGTCGGCGTCCACGACGCCCGCCGCGACCTTGGTCCCCCCAATGTCGATGCCCACGGTGGGCACCCGGGGCGCGGTCAGGTGTGAGCGGCGCTCGCGGGTGCCTACGGTGCGCAGCACGGTGGCCCGGGCGGAGCCTCGGTGCACTCGCTCGCGGTACAGGCTCATCGGCCGTCCCTCTCGCCGGTGTGGGGGGCGGCGGCAGCTCCGCGTGGTGCGTGGCTTCGATCGCCGCGGGTTCGGTCGCTGCGGGTTCGTGCGCGCAAGAGTCGTCGTCCCTGCGGGTGTCGTGGGAGGCCAACGGCCTCGGGCGTGCGGTCGGGCGTGACGGGCGTGACCCGCCGTGGCGATTGTGCCTCACTCGCGCTACGCGGCGCATGGCGGAGCGGCGGTCCTCGGCCGGGCGGGGCGGTACGCGCTGGATGCCCCTGTTGACCGTCGAACGTCGCTCGACCACTTCCGCGGTGGCGCACCACGAAGGACGCGGCGAGCGGCGAGGTTACCTGACCCGGGCCGCGAAACCGGCGCACCCGCTGGCGCACGCCGGCTGACGGGGGCCGTCGCCGGCACCGGGGCCGGCGGTGTCGTCGACGCCGTCGGCGCGGCCGGGCCCGGTCGGCCCGGCCGTGCCGGTGGGTCACTCGGCGGTGATCGCTCGGCGGTCGATGACTCGGCGGCGGGTCACTCGGCCGTGGGTCGGCCCGGGCGCAGGGTGGGCGTGCTGGCGCGGGCCAGTTCGTGGCTCAGCTCCTCCAGCTCGCTGCCGCCGGCCATCTGCCGGGTCAGCTCGTCCAGGGTGATCTCCGACTTGGCGTGGCTGCCCGCCATCGTGCCCCGCTTGAGGAGGACGAAGCGGTCGCCGACCAGGTACGCGTGGTGCGGGTTGTGCGTGATGAGGACCACGCCGAGGCCGGCGTCGCGGGCCGCGGCGACGTACTTGAGGACGACGCCGGACTGCTTGACGCCGAGCGCCGCGGTCGGCTCGTCCAGGACGAGGACCTTGGCGCCGAAGTAGACGGCCCGCGCGATCGCCACGCACTGCCGCTCGCCGCCGGAGAGGGTGCCGATCGGCTGGTCCACGTCGCGCAGGTCGATGCCCATCCGCCGCAGCTCGGTGCGGGTCGTCTCGCGCATGGTCGCGGTGTCCAGGCGACGCAGCGGGCCACGGCCCTTCGTCGGCTCGGAGCCGAGGAAGAAGTTGCGCCACACCGGCATCAGCGGCACCACGGCCAGGTCCTGGTAGACGGTGGCGATGCCCCGGTCGAGCGCCTCGCGCGGGGAGCCGAGCCGCGCCGTCTGGCCGTCGATGCGGAAGGTGCCGGCGTCGTGCTGGTGCAGCCCGGAGATGATCTTGATGAGGGTGGACTTGCCCGCGCCGTTGTCGCCCAGCACGCAACTGATCTCGCCGGCCCGCACCTCAAGCGAGACGCCCTCAAGCGCCTTGACGTTGCCGTAGTACTTGCTGACGTCGCTCAGCTCGACCAGCGGCGCCTCGGCGGCGTCGGCGCCCTCGGCGGCGGCGCCGGTGGCCGCGCTCGCCCCGGTGGCCGCGCTCGCGCCGGTGCTCGCCGGTCGCGGCGCCGGGTTGGCCGGCACGCCCTCGCCCGGGCCCTGCGGCTGCTGCTCGCGCTCGCTCACTTGCTCGCCTCCGCCCGCTTGCGCACCCACGCGTTCAGCAGGGTGGCCAGGAGGAGCATCGCGCCGAGGAAGAACTTGAACCAGTCGGCGTCCCACTGCGCGTACACGATGCCCTTGTTCGTCATGCCGAAGATCAGCGCGCCCACGGCGGCGCCGATCGCCGAGCCGTAACCGCCGGTCATCAGGCAGCCGCCGATGACGGCCGCGATGATGTAGAGCAGTTCGTTGCCCACACCCTCGCCGGACTGCACGGTGTCGAACGAGAACAGCAGGTGCTGCCCGAGCACCCAGGCACCGAAGCCGGTGCCCATGTACAGGGCGATCTTGGTGCGGGCGACCGGCACGCCGACCGCGCGGGCCGCGTGCGCGTTGCCGCCGGCGGCGAAGATCCAGTTGCCCGCCCGGGTGCGCAGCAGGATCCAGGTGGCCAGGGCGACCAGGGCCAGCCACCACACGATGGT includes these proteins:
- a CDS encoding ROK family glucokinase, with the protein product MSLYRERVHRGSARATVLRTVGTRERRSHLTAPRVPTVGIDIGGTKVAAGVVDADGNILERLRTETPDKSKSPKVVEDTIVELVLDLSDRHDVHAVGIGAAGWVDADRSRVLFAPHLAWRDEPLRDRLAGRLAVPVMVDNDANTAAWAEWRFGAGRGEDHLVMITLGTGIGGAILEDGQVKRGKYGVAGEFGHMQVVPAGHRCPCGNRGCWEQYSSGNALVREARELAAADSPVAYGIIDRVGGNVQEITGPIITELARDGDAMCVELLQDIGQWLGVGIANLAAALDPSCFVIGGGVSAADDLLIGPARDAFRRTLTGRGYRPEARIIKAQLGNEAGLVGAADLARLVARRFRRANRRRVERYERYAQAGRR
- a CDS encoding ATP-binding cassette domain-containing protein, which translates into the protein MVELSDVSKYYGNVKALEGVSLEVRAGEISCVLGDNGAGKSTLIKIISGLHQHDAGTFRIDGQTARLGSPREALDRGIATVYQDLAVVPLMPVWRNFFLGSEPTKGRGPLRRLDTATMRETTRTELRRMGIDLRDVDQPIGTLSGGERQCVAIARAVYFGAKVLVLDEPTAALGVKQSGVVLKYVAAARDAGLGVVLITHNPHHAYLVGDRFVLLKRGTMAGSHAKSEITLDELTRQMAGGSELEELSHELARASTPTLRPGRPTAE